In the genome of Spirochaetae bacterium HGW-Spirochaetae-1, one region contains:
- the rfbA gene encoding glucose-1-phosphate thymidylyltransferase, which produces MKGIILAGGKATRLYPITKAVSKQLLPVYDKPMIYYPLSILMLAGIREILIISTPDVLPLFKNLFEDGDKLGLSINYAEQPVPRGLADAFIVGEKFIGNDSVCLILGDNLFYGQNLSSILQKAAIKQKGASVFGYYVQDPERYGVVEFDEQSKAISLEEKPLKPRSNWAVTGLYFYDNRVIDIAKSIKPSARGEIEITDVNNTYLELGELSVFKLGRGYAWLDTGTYDSLMDAGMFIKTIEARQGLKVGAIEEVAFRMHFISKEQLLAIAEEYNTDYGKYLINIANER; this is translated from the coding sequence ATGAAAGGAATCATCCTGGCTGGCGGCAAAGCTACCCGTCTTTACCCTATAACAAAAGCAGTGAGCAAACAGCTATTACCAGTCTACGACAAACCTATGATCTATTATCCCCTGTCCATACTCATGCTGGCGGGCATTCGGGAAATACTTATAATATCAACACCCGACGTCCTTCCTTTATTTAAAAATCTCTTTGAAGATGGAGATAAACTTGGTCTATCCATCAACTATGCTGAGCAGCCCGTACCCCGGGGATTGGCCGACGCCTTTATCGTTGGTGAAAAATTTATCGGCAACGACAGTGTGTGTCTTATATTGGGTGACAATCTCTTCTATGGCCAGAACCTCAGTTCTATTTTACAAAAAGCGGCAATAAAGCAGAAAGGGGCATCAGTATTTGGCTATTATGTACAAGACCCGGAACGCTATGGTGTTGTTGAATTTGATGAGCAGAGCAAAGCAATCTCCCTTGAAGAAAAACCACTAAAACCTCGCTCTAACTGGGCCGTGACCGGTCTCTATTTTTACGATAATCGCGTCATCGACATTGCTAAAAGTATAAAACCCTCTGCGCGTGGTGAAATTGAAATAACCGATGTGAACAACACATATCTGGAATTGGGCGAACTGTCGGTATTTAAACTGGGACGAGGGTACGCATGGCTCGACACCGGCACCTATGATTCACTCATGGACGCGGGGATGTTTATAAAGACCATTGAGGCGCGGCAGGGTCTGAAAGTAGGGGCCATCGAGGAGGTGGCTTTTCGCATGCATTTTATCTCAAAGGAACAGCTTCTTGCAATAGCTGAAGAATATAATACTGATTATGGGAAATATCTCATAAACATTGCTAACGAAAGGTGA
- the rfbC gene encoding dTDP-4-dehydrorhamnose 3,5-epimerase, with translation MPFSFKELSIPGVCLIEPRIFPDDRGFFFETFKASDFIKNNIDGLPVQINHSRSSKNVLRGLHYQLSPMAQAKLVRVLSGEIFDVAVDIRKDSPSYGKWAGELINSDIKNMLYIPAGFAHGFCVISETAEIEYLVFGGEYSPQHDRGILWNDPAIGIQWPVENPILSAKDASLPLLKDAENNFMYEENK, from the coding sequence ATGCCCTTCTCGTTCAAAGAATTATCCATTCCGGGCGTATGTCTCATCGAGCCACGGATTTTTCCCGACGACCGGGGATTTTTTTTCGAAACCTTCAAGGCCTCAGATTTCATTAAAAACAATATAGATGGTTTACCCGTTCAGATAAACCATTCGCGGTCCTCAAAAAATGTGCTTCGTGGACTGCACTATCAACTGAGCCCAATGGCCCAGGCAAAGTTGGTGCGCGTTCTCTCGGGGGAAATATTCGATGTGGCAGTGGATATCCGCAAGGATTCCCCTTCTTACGGAAAATGGGCAGGTGAGCTGATAAATTCCGACATCAAAAATATGCTTTATATACCTGCCGGTTTCGCCCATGGATTCTGCGTTATTTCCGAAACTGCCGAAATTGAATACCTTGTCTTCGGCGGCGAGTATTCCCCACAGCATGACCGGGGCATTCTCTGGAACGATCCGGCGATTGGCATACAATGGCCTGTGGAGAATCCGATTCTGTCAGCAAAGGATGCATCACTGCCTTTGCTCAAGGATGCTGAAAATAATTTTATGTATGAAGAAAATAAATAA
- the rfbD gene encoding dTDP-4-dehydrorhamnose reductase → MKKKKFLITGSGGQLGREFVRILTEKSIDFTAPDEKECNITDRDRMSALIKSTKPDLLINCAAYNAVDNAEDDADMAYKVNSSAPGYLAEICKNLNIFFIHYSSDYVFDGKKENLYTEKDEPNPLGVYGRSKLEGEKAALETGCNCLIFRLSWVFGLGTQNFLYKLSQWAKANPILKISADEVSVPTYTEDVVLATLMSLEKDLSDLYHLTNTGYASRYELARFYLKTAGLKNLVIPVAMSTFNTKAKRAPFTAMSNENISQALNTSIPTWEDAVTRFIERKN, encoded by the coding sequence ATGAAAAAGAAAAAATTCCTAATAACCGGTTCGGGCGGACAGTTAGGCCGCGAGTTTGTCCGAATCCTAACCGAGAAAAGCATCGATTTTACTGCACCCGACGAAAAGGAATGCAATATAACCGACAGGGACCGTATGTCAGCCCTCATTAAATCTACCAAACCTGACTTACTCATCAACTGCGCCGCCTACAATGCCGTGGACAATGCCGAGGATGATGCCGACATGGCTTATAAGGTAAACAGTTCAGCACCAGGCTACCTAGCCGAAATCTGCAAAAATCTAAATATTTTCTTCATCCACTACAGCAGTGACTATGTTTTCGATGGAAAAAAGGAAAATCTCTATACAGAGAAAGATGAGCCTAATCCTCTCGGTGTTTACGGACGAAGCAAGCTGGAGGGAGAGAAGGCTGCATTAGAAACAGGGTGCAACTGCCTGATTTTCCGGCTCAGCTGGGTCTTCGGTCTTGGGACACAGAATTTTCTTTACAAGCTCTCGCAGTGGGCAAAGGCAAATCCTATATTAAAAATCAGCGCTGATGAAGTATCAGTGCCCACATACACCGAAGACGTGGTTTTGGCCACACTCATGAGTCTTGAAAAAGACTTATCCGATCTATATCACCTGACCAACACTGGTTATGCATCAAGATATGAACTGGCCAGGTTCTACTTAAAGACAGCAGGACTGAAAAATCTCGTAATACCAGTCGCCATGAGCACCTTTAATACCAAGGCAAAACGGGCTCCCTTTACGGCCATGTCTAATGAAAATATTTCTCAAGCTCTTAACACATCAATTCCAACATGGGAAGATGCCGTAACAAGATTCATCGAAAGGAAAAATTAA
- the epsI gene encoding EpsI family protein, protein MNAFTRENSAYLKFGAFILLCGVLFFHGFLILYDKWFWYGSYYSHGPLVVLAFIWLFLRRLKKYNPASENPAKKLYGFLVITVSIIIYLFAVWKNVDIFAPWAIYIFIVGNSILFLGRHFVIKNIGIYLYLLLAIPVPQIIIDRFTFELNLFASYTSEIFISFIYPSILRNGNILNVNGHHIAITHECSGLSNLVSMFSIVWLMALFQSKKIISVIDYLISIPAAIVSNILRIVIITILVVNGYGKIALDDLHSEIGMAVFIIIVILIAVFNELPEKNQGHDSKSLSIRLKDYLNRNEKLLNAYILFMLILVFAGFIIFDKHNITEPVNEILLKDKIPASIGGWKSQDEVLGENYYSVLGTNDLLMRAYREKGGNAKSDTVYLYIIRSNDTLSAFHRPEVCLRGEGYELLTQEELDLYINKKNMIPVKRLLFLDKKQGLLVYYWYYLNGKNLKDGIRYRLSFLLNINTGISGSFIRISKPVDLNEISKEEEKMKQFANEVIPEILKYL, encoded by the coding sequence ATGAATGCATTTACTCGGGAGAATAGCGCGTATCTCAAATTTGGCGCTTTCATTCTTCTGTGTGGAGTCTTATTTTTTCATGGTTTTCTAATACTCTACGATAAATGGTTTTGGTATGGGTCCTATTACAGTCACGGCCCTCTTGTTGTATTAGCCTTTATATGGCTCTTTTTAAGGAGATTAAAAAAATATAATCCTGCCTCGGAAAATCCTGCTAAAAAACTATATGGTTTTCTTGTCATTACGGTTTCAATAATCATTTACCTTTTTGCAGTATGGAAAAATGTTGATATATTTGCTCCATGGGCTATCTATATCTTTATCGTTGGTAATTCAATATTATTTTTGGGCAGACATTTTGTTATTAAGAATATAGGGATTTATCTATACCTTTTACTGGCAATCCCGGTTCCTCAAATTATAATTGACCGCTTCACCTTTGAACTTAATTTATTTGCATCATATACTTCAGAAATTTTTATTTCCTTCATATACCCTTCCATTCTGCGCAATGGCAACATACTAAATGTAAATGGGCATCATATTGCAATCACCCATGAGTGCAGCGGGCTCAGCAACCTCGTCAGTATGTTCTCTATAGTATGGTTAATGGCGCTGTTTCAATCTAAAAAGATTATATCCGTGATTGATTATTTAATATCAATTCCTGCTGCAATTGTTTCAAATATTCTCAGGATTGTTATCATAACAATCCTGGTTGTAAATGGCTATGGGAAAATTGCTTTAGATGACTTGCATTCCGAGATTGGCATGGCTGTCTTTATTATCATTGTTATACTCATAGCAGTTTTCAATGAGTTGCCTGAAAAAAACCAGGGCCATGATTCCAAGAGTCTTTCCATCCGCCTGAAAGATTATTTGAATAGAAATGAAAAATTATTAAATGCGTATATACTGTTCATGCTGATACTGGTTTTCGCTGGTTTTATCATTTTCGATAAACATAATATCACTGAACCAGTTAATGAAATACTTCTGAAAGATAAGATTCCTGCTTCCATCGGAGGATGGAAATCACAGGATGAGGTACTTGGTGAAAACTACTACAGCGTACTCGGGACAAATGATTTGCTCATGAGAGCATACCGGGAAAAAGGCGGGAATGCAAAAAGTGATACTGTCTATTTGTATATTATTCGATCGAACGATACTCTATCAGCTTTTCATCGGCCGGAAGTGTGTTTGCGTGGGGAAGGCTATGAATTATTGACTCAAGAAGAATTAGATTTATATATAAATAAAAAAAACATGATCCCTGTTAAAAGACTGTTATTCTTAGATAAGAAACAAGGCTTACTGGTTTATTACTGGTACTATCTAAATGGGAAAAACCTAAAAGATGGCATAAGATATCGGCTTTCATTCCTTTTAAACATAAACACAGGTATTAGTGGTAGTTTTATCAGAATATCCAAGCCTGTAGATTTGAATGAGATTTCCAAGGAAGAAGAAAAAATGAAGCAATTTGCCAATGAGGTAATTCCTGAAATATTGAAATATTTATAA
- a CDS encoding polysaccharide export protein, outer membrane → MTFRILKKFVILTLSSLCILCPGEIKSAQNEQYIVGVGDILEVNIIQPEQLQTRTTVSPGGDISIPYIGSVRAKGQTITQLQQTIQWRLANGYFKYPVVTVSLIESRSKNYTISGEVVTPGNYPLGENTTVLKAISIAGGFTRFGSSSRVKILRPRQDRPGYRQIKVDIKAVMDGDARADIVIEAGDIIVVSEGIF, encoded by the coding sequence ATGACATTTAGGATTCTGAAAAAATTTGTTATTTTAACTCTCTCTTCCTTATGCATACTATGTCCTGGTGAAATAAAATCGGCCCAGAACGAACAATACATAGTAGGTGTGGGTGATATTCTTGAAGTAAACATCATCCAGCCGGAACAATTACAAACGCGCACAACAGTCTCCCCTGGAGGCGACATTTCAATCCCCTACATCGGCAGTGTAAGAGCGAAAGGCCAGACCATAACGCAACTGCAACAAACAATCCAGTGGCGTCTGGCCAATGGATACTTCAAATATCCCGTTGTCACTGTTTCGCTGATAGAATCCCGAAGTAAAAATTATACCATTTCGGGTGAAGTGGTAACTCCCGGGAATTACCCCCTGGGAGAAAATACGACCGTACTGAAGGCCATTTCTATAGCAGGCGGGTTCACCCGCTTCGGTTCATCAAGCCGCGTAAAAATTCTGCGGCCTCGTCAGGACAGGCCCGGGTATAGGCAAATAAAGGTTGATATCAAGGCCGTCATGGACGGTGATGCCAGGGCTGATATAGTCATAGAGGCTGGAGACATTATTGTTGTTTCCGAAGGAATTTTTTAA
- a CDS encoding acyltransferase: MNLLKKMIRWIAFKYGRLSGLYIKFCQPSGDEYAKYLKKHGRFRSIGDNCIIYTFTNIPDPELVRIGNNVLLSGCSLFAHDGSIAILNRAYNVKLDKVGKIDIKDNVFIGHGAIVQPGVTIGPNAIVAAGSVVASDVTEGTIVGGVPARPIGKVDDLVVKLKKETEQLPWNDLIQKRIGAYDPALEPELKKRRIEYFFGDN; this comes from the coding sequence ATGAATTTATTAAAAAAGATGATACGCTGGATTGCTTTTAAATATGGTCGATTGTCCGGTCTTTATATAAAATTTTGCCAGCCCTCTGGAGATGAATATGCAAAATATTTGAAAAAGCATGGTCGATTCAGGTCAATTGGAGATAATTGTATAATCTATACTTTTACTAACATACCAGACCCAGAGTTGGTTCGAATAGGAAATAATGTTCTGCTAAGTGGTTGTTCCCTGTTCGCACACGATGGCTCGATTGCAATACTGAATCGAGCCTATAACGTTAAGCTGGACAAGGTAGGTAAAATCGATATAAAAGACAATGTATTTATTGGGCATGGAGCCATTGTCCAGCCTGGAGTAACCATTGGTCCAAACGCCATTGTAGCCGCAGGCAGCGTTGTAGCATCTGATGTAACAGAAGGAACTATAGTAGGCGGTGTACCTGCTCGCCCTATTGGGAAAGTTGACGACCTTGTTGTAAAACTTAAAAAAGAAACAGAACAATTACCCTGGAATGACTTGATTCAAAAACGTATCGGGGCTTATGACCCAGCTTTAGAGCCAGAATTAAAAAAGAGACGAATCGAATATTTTTTTGGTGATAATTAA
- the alr gene encoding alanine racemase has protein sequence MFRKTFAEIDLRAIGNNIKVLKQKAGNDKKILLPVKADAYGHGIVEVSRYVEKNSLIDMLGVATLDEGIELRNAGIRLPILVLGLIIPNEESIQAILDYDLTQVVANILLPTKISHLARLKGKKARVHLKVDTGMGRIGCRPEDAAEIAVDVASLESIQLEGICTHFPVADEEDTAFTTRQIKTFANILIQVEKQGIHIPLRHSSNSAGIVYFQDETVNMIRPGIMSYGYFPAPGIDLNGVKLEPAMSLKSCIIFSKRVSKGVALSYGLTYTTPADSNIATIAIGYGDGYSRSLSNRAKVIIRGKTYPVVGRVTMDQLLINLGNDDYPLGEEVTLFGREIVTINTIADWTGTISYEVTCSISKRVPRLYKE, from the coding sequence ATGTTTAGAAAAACCTTCGCTGAAATAGACCTGAGAGCAATCGGGAATAATATCAAGGTACTAAAACAAAAAGCGGGCAATGATAAAAAAATTCTTCTGCCCGTAAAAGCCGATGCCTATGGGCATGGCATTGTTGAAGTATCAAGATATGTCGAAAAAAACAGTCTCATTGACATGCTCGGTGTTGCTACTCTTGATGAGGGTATTGAACTGAGAAATGCCGGCATCCGCCTGCCCATTCTTGTACTTGGCCTGATTATACCTAACGAGGAATCAATACAAGCTATACTTGATTATGACCTTACACAGGTTGTTGCTAACATACTATTACCAACTAAAATATCACACTTGGCTAGACTGAAAGGTAAAAAAGCCAGGGTTCATTTAAAGGTTGATACCGGTATGGGCAGGATTGGATGCAGGCCCGAGGATGCAGCAGAAATAGCTGTGGATGTAGCCTCTCTTGAATCAATTCAACTTGAAGGTATATGTACACACTTTCCAGTGGCAGACGAAGAAGATACAGCATTTACCACCAGACAGATCAAGACATTTGCAAATATCCTGATTCAGGTTGAAAAGCAGGGAATCCATATTCCCCTCAGGCATAGCTCAAACAGCGCCGGAATTGTATACTTTCAAGATGAAACAGTAAACATGATAAGGCCTGGAATAATGTCCTATGGATACTTTCCTGCACCAGGCATTGATTTGAATGGCGTCAAGCTTGAACCTGCCATGTCATTAAAAAGCTGTATCATTTTTTCCAAAAGAGTCTCCAAAGGCGTAGCCCTTTCCTATGGATTGACTTATACCACACCCGCAGATTCTAACATAGCCACTATCGCAATAGGATATGGAGATGGTTACAGCAGGTCTCTATCAAACAGAGCAAAAGTAATCATCAGGGGCAAGACCTATCCCGTGGTGGGCAGAGTCACCATGGACCAGCTTCTGATAAACCTGGGAAATGATGATTATCCTTTGGGTGAAGAAGTAACTCTTTTTGGAAGGGAGATTGTCACGATCAATACTATTGCGGACTGGACAGGTACCATCTCATACGAAGTAACCTGCAGTATATCCAAGAGAGTTCCGAGACTATATAAGGAATAA
- a CDS encoding glycosyl transferase family 4: protein MCNPGNDNNSPGRESLKINFILPRSSLAGGIKSNKLIAEALVRRGHDVRIIYISAPAQRPKIWRIRTYIKRIWNDIKYRNKIGHHLEESITRLIPVNSNIIKHHDVPDADVTIATWWETAKWLSTWPETKGLKAHFIRGYEIFAGNLEEIKAVYRLPLFKIVISKWLQNIMEDEYGYKNTLLAPNGVDRDQFHSTPRSKTKILTVGFMYSRHVLKDIETTLAAIVKVQKYFPQLKVVSFGGKDLDSNQYFPSNFEFHLSPPQTLIPELYRSADCWIISSKSEGFYMPGIEAAACRCPLVSTRCGGPEDYIEHGKSGYLVDIGDSDRMAEYIKKILELDDKNWQKMSEASYKKSLEFDWDLSAEILEKALLKELAKRKNDGPCKY from the coding sequence ATGTGCAATCCTGGTAATGACAATAATTCCCCGGGCAGAGAATCCTTAAAAATTAATTTCATATTACCGCGATCATCTCTTGCCGGGGGTATTAAATCCAATAAATTGATAGCCGAAGCCCTTGTCCGTCGGGGACACGATGTGCGGATCATCTACATTTCAGCTCCTGCACAGAGACCCAAGATATGGCGTATACGCACTTATATAAAACGAATATGGAATGATATTAAATATAGAAACAAGATCGGTCATCATCTTGAAGAATCAATCACCAGGCTTATTCCTGTAAATTCCAATATAATAAAACATCACGATGTACCCGATGCTGATGTAACCATCGCAACCTGGTGGGAGACCGCAAAATGGTTAAGCACGTGGCCTGAAACAAAGGGATTGAAAGCTCATTTTATACGAGGCTATGAAATATTTGCTGGAAACCTTGAAGAGATCAAAGCGGTTTATCGACTACCTTTATTTAAAATTGTTATCTCCAAATGGCTTCAAAATATAATGGAAGATGAGTATGGGTATAAAAATACCCTGCTGGCGCCCAATGGCGTAGACCGCGATCAGTTTCATTCAACACCTCGTTCAAAGACAAAGATACTAACAGTTGGTTTTATGTATAGCCGCCATGTACTTAAAGACATCGAAACTACTTTAGCTGCTATAGTAAAGGTTCAAAAATATTTCCCTCAACTCAAAGTAGTTTCTTTCGGCGGAAAAGACCTTGACAGCAATCAGTATTTCCCATCAAATTTCGAATTTCATTTATCTCCACCACAAACACTGATACCGGAATTATATCGTTCTGCTGATTGCTGGATCATTTCTTCAAAGTCAGAAGGCTTTTACATGCCCGGGATCGAAGCCGCTGCATGCCGTTGTCCTCTCGTTTCCACCCGCTGTGGTGGTCCCGAGGATTATATTGAACATGGAAAATCCGGCTATCTTGTAGATATTGGCGATTCAGATAGAATGGCAGAATATATTAAAAAGATTTTAGAACTTGACGATAAAAATTGGCAAAAAATGAGTGAAGCAAGCTATAAGAAATCACTTGAATTTGACTGGGATTTGTCGGCAGAAATCCTGGAGAAGGCCCTTTTGAAGGAGTTGGCTAAAAGAAAAAATGATGGACCGTGTAAATACTAA
- a CDS encoding glycosyl transferase: protein MSADNIDVVIIGRNEGKRLIACFNSIIGQVNRIIYVDSGSTDGSVENARQIGIEVVELDMAIPFTAARGRNAGLAKLKESKPVPEFVQFIDGDCKIADGWFEAALAGINNHQDVAAVFGRRREEFPDKTPYNRIVDMEWQRLVGESDSCGGDALMRMKALEEVDGYNNSLIAGEEPEMCLRMRRKGWKIVNIGHEMTIHDANITRFEQMWKRSVRCGHAYFDGFLMYGKSKDRYRTHEVVSVLFWALVIPLISIGLIPVSKGLSLLLLFSYLLLWYRLRKWRLKMKNSPAHASRYAAFYTVAKFAELQGMLQNLFKRMTNKKAEIIEYK from the coding sequence ATGTCTGCAGATAATATCGATGTTGTCATTATAGGACGCAATGAAGGAAAACGACTCATTGCCTGCTTCAATTCAATTATCGGGCAAGTCAATCGTATCATATATGTGGATTCCGGTTCCACGGACGGCAGTGTAGAGAATGCACGCCAGATAGGCATTGAAGTAGTTGAACTGGATATGGCAATACCTTTCACTGCAGCCAGGGGACGGAATGCGGGACTTGCAAAACTGAAAGAATCAAAACCCGTTCCGGAATTTGTCCAGTTTATCGATGGGGACTGTAAAATAGCCGATGGATGGTTCGAAGCAGCCCTGGCAGGCATCAATAATCATCAGGATGTTGCAGCAGTATTCGGCAGAAGACGAGAAGAATTTCCTGATAAAACACCCTACAACAGGATTGTAGACATGGAGTGGCAAAGGCTTGTTGGGGAATCCGATTCCTGCGGCGGCGATGCACTCATGCGGATGAAAGCCCTGGAAGAAGTAGATGGCTATAATAATTCTCTTATTGCAGGTGAAGAGCCGGAGATGTGTCTTCGCATGCGGAGAAAAGGATGGAAAATTGTAAACATCGGGCATGAAATGACCATCCATGATGCGAATATCACCCGGTTCGAACAAATGTGGAAACGAAGTGTACGCTGCGGACATGCCTATTTTGACGGCTTCCTGATGTATGGAAAATCCAAAGATCGCTATAGAACTCATGAGGTGGTTTCAGTCCTTTTCTGGGCTCTGGTCATCCCCCTGATATCAATTGGGCTGATCCCGGTTTCAAAAGGATTGAGTTTACTTTTATTATTCAGTTATCTTTTGCTCTGGTATCGCCTGAGGAAATGGCGGCTGAAAATGAAAAACAGCCCTGCCCATGCATCGCGATATGCAGCTTTTTATACTGTAGCAAAATTTGCCGAACTCCAAGGAATGCTTCAGAATTTATTTAAAAGAATGACAAACAAAAAAGCTGAAATCATAGAATATAAATAA
- a CDS encoding colanic acid biosynthesis glycosyltransferase WcaL, with product MNNHSSHKKNIAYLGPEIPAISMTFVYNEILGLEEKDLNVFIYSVHYPVVMAEEPNARSILSRTQYLYNLPKYKFILFPVIHLITNFRNFIITAAKLLHDIFSLKKFSLDWIKLVYHFFIGSYLAYQLKKNKIFHLQIHFANVPAQIGMYAAGLAGIPFTFTAHANDIFERGLLLKEKADRAKRLITISEYNKRFLISKGINPGKISIVRCGVKPVHGIDNKQRNVVPVIGSLGRLVEKKGMDILISACALLKKEGIKFRLEIAGDGPLLNNLKLLAESMKISNMVEFKGALRHDLVFEWLESIDVFALACKQDKNGDADGIPVVLMEAMAHHVPVVSTFITGVPELIQHEKTGLLSPPENVESLYMNLKKILTENDLRKRLVNEAGKWIEKEFGQDVNIERIYKIIMGKGNLEK from the coding sequence ATGAATAACCACTCCAGCCATAAGAAAAATATTGCCTACCTGGGGCCGGAGATACCGGCTATTTCCATGACCTTTGTATACAATGAAATATTAGGGCTTGAAGAAAAAGATTTAAATGTCTTTATTTATTCAGTTCATTATCCTGTCGTTATGGCTGAAGAACCCAATGCTAGAAGTATTTTGAGCAGGACGCAATATCTATATAATCTGCCAAAATATAAATTTATTCTTTTTCCTGTAATACACCTGATAACTAATTTTAGGAATTTTATAATAACAGCTGCCAAGCTTTTACATGACATATTTTCATTAAAAAAATTTTCATTGGATTGGATAAAGCTTGTCTATCATTTTTTTATTGGTAGCTATCTGGCTTATCAATTAAAAAAAAATAAAATCTTTCACCTTCAGATTCACTTTGCTAACGTTCCTGCCCAGATTGGCATGTATGCTGCCGGATTGGCGGGAATTCCCTTTACCTTCACGGCACATGCCAATGATATTTTTGAAAGGGGCTTGCTTCTAAAAGAAAAGGCCGACAGGGCCAAAAGATTGATAACTATATCCGAGTACAACAAGCGCTTCCTCATATCAAAGGGGATCAATCCGGGAAAAATCAGTATTGTGCGTTGCGGGGTTAAACCGGTTCATGGAATTGATAATAAACAGCGAAATGTTGTTCCTGTCATCGGCAGTCTTGGACGATTGGTCGAGAAAAAGGGTATGGATATTCTGATCAGCGCATGTGCCCTTCTGAAAAAGGAAGGCATAAAATTCAGGTTGGAAATTGCCGGAGACGGTCCGCTGCTGAACAATCTTAAACTTCTTGCTGAAAGCATGAAAATTAGTAATATGGTCGAGTTCAAAGGCGCATTGCGCCATGATCTTGTTTTTGAATGGTTAGAAAGCATTGATGTATTTGCGCTGGCATGTAAACAGGATAAAAACGGGGATGCCGACGGCATACCCGTTGTATTGATGGAAGCTATGGCGCATCATGTGCCCGTTGTTTCTACGTTCATAACAGGAGTTCCTGAACTGATACAGCATGAAAAGACAGGACTGCTCTCTCCACCGGAAAATGTTGAATCACTGTATATGAATCTTAAAAAAATCCTGACAGAAAATGACCTTAGAAAAAGGTTAGTCAATGAGGCAGGAAAGTGGATCGAGAAAGAATTCGGCCAAGATGTTAATATTGAAAGAATTTATAAAATTATTATGGGGAAAGGGAACCTTGAAAAATAG